TCTCAAATCGATTCATCTTATATTCAGATGATCAAACCGTACGTGGTAAGCAAATCCAAGGATCTGGACCGTAATCTGCGTAAAATCCGCACCAATTTCGAAGAACTTGTGGCAGACCGAAAGCTGATACAGGATAACTCATCTTACTATTTATACGAGCAGTTTTTACCAAATAAAACAGTGTATCGCGGACTTTTAGGTTTGGTGAGTGTTGATGATTTTTGGAACGGCAAGATCAAGAAACATGAATCCACGCTTACGCAGCGAAAAGAGAAACTCGCCTATTACTTAGATAAAGTAAATGTGCAGGCGGAACCCGTATTGCTCACGTACATGGCAAATCCTAAGGTGGAAATGCTGATGAATCACGAAGAAAAGAATGTTCCTATTCTGAATTATTTAGATGACAACGGAACCCGGCACAAAGTTTGGCGTATCAACAATCGCTTGAAGATGCTTCAATTTAAAGAAGTTCTGGAGCAAATCGATTCCTTCTACATTGCCGATGGCCATCACCGCATTGGTTCTGCCGCTCTACACGCAAAGCATCAAAGAGATAAGAATAAGAAACACACCGGGACTGAACTTTACAATTATGTTTTCAGCTATATTGTATCAAATCAATCCATAAAAATCCATGATTACAACCGTCTTGTAAGTGATTTAAACGAATTAAGTTCAGAAGAATTTTTAAGTAAAATTGAAAAAAGTTTCCTGATCCACGAGAAAGGGACTGAGCCTTATTTCCCTTCCAAAAAATTTCATATCTCTATGTATTTAGAGGGGAAGTTCTATTCGCTTCACGTAAAACATGATCTGCGGAAACAAGAGAACGAGATGAATGATCTGGATCATTTATTCCTGGAAAAATATATTTTAAAGGATATTTTAAACATTGAAAATCCAAAAACCACCGATAAAGTGGATTATCTGAAAGGAAATTCTACCATTGACGGAATGAACAACATTAAAAAAATGGTAGATTCAGGTGAAGCAAAAGTAGGTTTCGGAATTTATCCCGTCAGTTTTAATGATTTGTTAAAGGTTTCAGATAACAAGATCATCATGCCACCAAAATGCACTTATATAGAACCAAAATTGGTGACTGCTTTAATTATGTATGATATGAAGCAATAAGTAAAGTTTTGAAATTGCAAATCCAGATTGTTATTAATTTTATTTAAATTTGGGTACTTCAATTTTAAAAATTATGAAATATTCTATTATAAAAATACTTCCGCTCTTTCTGGGCGGAATTTTGTTTTCCCAAAATGCCGTTGATTCCATTCAATTTAAAAATATTTCTGATGAAATTTTGGTTAATGGAACTGCGTATGAAAATTTACGCGATCTAACACAAAACATTGGACACCGTTTAAGCGGATCTGCAGCTTATGAAAAATCCACTGACTGGGCTGTTCAAAAATTGAAAGAAGCCGGCGCAGATAAGATCTGGAAAGAAGAAGTGATGGTTCCGGTTTGGGAACGTGGCAAAGAATCGCTTCAGATAAAAGAAGGAAACGGAAAGTGGCGATCTTTAAAAATGCTTTCATTGGGGAATTCTGAAGGAACAAAAGGTAAAGATGTAGAAGCCGAAATTGTCTTTGTAAAAAACAAAGAAGACTTTGACAAACTTCCTGATGCTGCGATAAAAGGAAAAATTATATTCTTTAATTACGCCTTTAACCAAAAATTTATTTCGACCGGGCAAGCTTATGGTGATGCCGGGAAATATAGAAGAAGTGCTGCTTCCTGGGCTGGAAAAAGAGGTGCAAAGGCCGTTATCATCCGTTCGCTGTCTTCTGCTTTTGATGATGTTCCGCATACGGGAATGATGCGCTATGATGAAGATGACACCGCAAAAATAGCAGCCGTTGCCATCGGTCCGAAAAGTGCCGATGAACTGGAGAAAACTTTGAAAAACAAAAAGGTATTCGCCAGATTAAATTCCAATGCAACCATGAAAGGGGAGAAACTTTCGCATTCGGTGATTGGAGAGATTACAGGAAATAAGGACCAAAGTGTAATCGTAATTGGCGGACATTTAGATTCGTGGGATGTGGGCGAAGGAGCACAGGACGACGGCGCCGGAATTGTTCAGAGTATCGAAGTTTTAAGAACTTTAAAAAAACTGGGCATTAAAAATAACCATACGATCCGCGTCGTTTGTTTTGCCAATGAAGAAAACGGCGTTCGCGGTGGAAATCAATATGCAGAGAACGTTAAGAAAAATAATGAAAAACATATCTTCGCCATAGAAAGTGATGGTGGCGGTTTTACCCCACGCGGATTTGGCTTGGTTATGAGTCCTGAAAAACGCCAGCAAGTTCAGTCTTGGAGAAATCTTTTCTTACCGTACGGCGTTCATATTTCGAATTGGAATATGCCGGAACCGACATTGAACCGATGGAACCTTTCGGAGTTCCCTTAGCCGAATTAAGTCCGGATTCACAAAGATATTTCGACATTCATCATTCCGAAGAAGATACTTTCGATAAAGTGAACCGCAGAGAATTGCTTTTAGGAGCTTCAGCAATGGCACAGTTAATTTACATGGTCGATAAAAACTGGTAATGAGAAAACCCCCAATTCACCGTAGTTTTTGGAATGCCATTAAAGGCGTGATGTGGCTGATCAAATCTGAACGTAATTTTCAGATTGAAGTTTCTGCTCTTCTAATTAATGTCTTTTTGATACTCTATTTAAAGTTAACCGTAAATGATGCCGCTCTAATTTTTGCGGTCTCATTTGCTGTCTTGGGATTAGAAATTCTAAATACCTGCGTTGAAAAAATCTGCGATCTCATTCAACCCGAATTTGATGAACGCATAAAAATCATTAAAGATATTGCGGCAAGTGCAGTATTTCTAATGTCAATTGGCGCTGTAATCGTCGGTTTACTGGTGTATTCTAAATATCTGTTTTAAATGCGCTTTCTTCGTAAGAAGTTTTTGCAGCCTGATATCCGATCTCAAAAATTTCCTCCAAACGGTGGGCTTTTCTTTCAAATGTTCCGTAGTCTGCCAATTTCTGAGAAGTAATGAACCAGTCACAATAGGAAAATTTATAGATTTCTGTACGGTGCGACATGAGGTCGTAGGCGCGCGAAGTAATAGATTTAATCGTCTTTAAATCTCCTAATTCTACATTTTGCGGCGGAGACACGTAACTTCCAATCAAGTGCTCACAATCATTGTTAATGATATCAGCCGGGAAATTGTTAAGAACACCGCCATCACTAAACATTTCATTACCCACCACATAAGGCGTGGTAATGCCGGGAATGGAGCACGAGGCAATAATCGCATCAACCACTTTCGTGTATTTATCGAAAACCCTTTGTTTACCCGAGACCAGTTCTGTGGCCACAATCTTGACTTCCTTCTTTAAATCGCCAATTAACATATCTTCAAAAATCGGATTTAAATAAGAAGAAAAAATCACAGATGAAACCAAACCGGGTTTATTAAAAGTAAAATGTCGCCAGTTGAAAAAATAGACCGATTTAAAAAAACTCAGAATTTCATCTGAACTCTTTCCGTATGCATGGAGTGCACCAACAATAGATCCCGCACTACAACAAGCTAAAACATCTGCTTCAAGATTTTTCTCTACCAAAAATTTTAAAACACCTGCATGTGCAACGCCTTTTGTTCCACCGCCCGAAAGGACCAAACCGAGATTAAATTTTTCCATAATAAAAAGTTGGTCAAAATTAAGAAACCAGCAACACAATTCGGTGATTTCATTTTTTTATTTTTGAATGCGATGCTTATTACTTTTATTAAAATTGATGGACTTTCAATTTCCATTAATTATTTTTAATGGAAATTACTTTAATATTGATCGAGCATTTTACTTTTCTAATTTAAAACACATTCTTCATAGGAACTTTTTGCTGCCTCATAGCCAATATTAAAAATTTCTTCCAGCCGGCTGGCATTCTTTTCAAAAATGCCGTATTTCGATAATTTTTGTGGACTGATGAACCAATCGCAATAAGAGAACTTATACATTTCTGTACGGTGAGAAAGCAACTCGTAAGCGCGTGTGGTAATTGCTTTGATGGAATTTAATTCTGAAACTTCTACCTTATGAGACGGCGAGACATACACCCCGATTAATTTATCGCAGTCATGACAAATAATATCTGCCGGAAAATTATCTAAAACTCCCCCATCGCTAAACATTTCTTCACCGATGACATGAGGCGTAAAAATTCCGCGAATCGAACAGGAAGAGATTATCGCATCTACGACCTTATCTTTTTTTCCGAAAACTTTCTGCTTTCCTGTAACCAGTTCTGTTGCAACAATTTTAAGATCAATCTTTAAATCACCTACTCGCATGTCACCAAAAATAGGATTCAGATAAGTCGCAATAATCTCTGATGAAATCAAACCTGGTTTGTTAAAAGCAAAATGCCACCAGTTAAATAGGTAGACTAACTTGAAGAAATCGAGCATTTCTTCGGGAGTTTTACCAATTGCATATAATGATCCAACAATTGAACCCGCGCTGCAACAAGCCAAAACATCAGGCCGTATATTCTGTTCCCCCAGAAACTTCAATACGCCGGCATGTGCTATCCCTTTTGTTCCTCCGCCCGAAAGCACCAGTCCGAGTTTATAATTTTTCATAATTAAATATTATTTAAAAGCACAAAACCGCAAACTAAATCTGCGGTTTTGTGTGTATGAATGGTAAGATCTCTTTTATTTTAAAAGATATTCCTGCATAAATTTAATTACCGCTAACCTTTGAAAATCTACATTCTCCTTCTTTCGGAATCCGTGTCCTTCATTTTTTGCTTCCAAATACCAAACCGTATTTCCCTGCGCCTTTAACTTATCGCGCATTTGCATCGCCTCGGTAACAGGAACTCTGGGATCGTTGGTTCCCTGGATGATGAACATTGGCTTTTTGATTTTGTCTGTATTGTTTAAAGGAGCAATCTTGGTGAAAAATGCGCTCATTTTCGGATCGCGTTCGTCGCCATATTCTGCTCTTCTTAAATCACGTCGGTATTCTTCCGTATTTTTCAGGAAAGTATTGAAGTCCGAAATTCCTACTACGTCAACCGAACATCTGATTTTATCTGCGTATTCGTACGCCGTGGCCAAAGTCATGAAACCGCCGTAACTACCGCCCATAATCATAATTCGGTCTTTATCCAATTCCGGCTGCTTGGCAATCCAGTCTAATAATGCTCCGATATCTTTCACAGAGTTCATTCGGTTAAAACCATTGTCACTTGCGATATATGTTTTACCGAAACCGGAAGAACCACGAACATTCGGGTAAATAATCGCAACGCCCATTTCATTAGGGTAATAATTATTCGCTCCTAAAGATGAAGCCATCGACTGCCCTTCCGGACCGCCATGAATATTGATCATCACCGGTCTTTTCCCGGTGAATTTTTTAGAGGCCGGATAATAAAATCCCGAGATCTTCATCTTGTCAAAACTTGTCCATTCGATAAGTTTCGGTTGTGCCATATCGCTTTTCTGCATTTCTCCCTGTTCGCTGTCCGTCCATCTTTCAATGTTTTTAGAAGCCATATCTAAACGATAAATATCAGATGAAGAATCGTAAGTGGATTGGGAGAAAAAGAGTGATTTCCCATCATCTGTAAACTCAATATTATTGATTAAACCAATCGGTAAACCTTTTATTGGTGCATACTTTTTAGTTCCAGTATCCATTAAATACAACTTGTTCAAACCGCTTTCATTGGTTTCAAAAACAATTTTAGATTTGTCTTTACATAAAGTATAATCGGAAACTTCCCAAGGAATATTGCTAGTGAAATAAGTGATTTTTTTGGATTTTAAATTTATCAAAGCCAATCTTTTAAACTCATTGTCACGATCGGTTACATAATAAATCTCGTCTGAATTCTTCGCAAATTTTGCACTGCTTTGAACGATTTGCTTTTCATTACGATCCGTTATTGGCTCCAGCTTTTTTGTTTCGGTATCGAATAAATAAAGGTAAGATTCATTTGCTGATACATATTCTCCGATAATCAACTTTTTATCATCGTCTGAAATATCAGAAATTCCCCAACCACCGCCTTTCAGTTCCAAAATTAATTTGGTTTCTGTAGGGCTCAAAGGATTCATGTAATAAATATCGCGGTCACCACCATTTCTTTTGGTGGAGGAAAAGTAAAATCCTGAACCATCTTTTTTCCATTTCATTCCACCATTCTGGGATCTTCCTCCATCAGTCAGCAAGGTGGATTCCATGGTTTTTAAATCTAATGTGAAAAGCTGACCAAATTCATTTCCGCCAATATCTTTTGAATACACTAAATATTCTCCTTTTGTGGGTTCGAAATCTGCAGAATTCACAGGTTCATCAAAAAAGGTAATTTGTTTTCTGTTTCCTAAAGGTTTTGATAATTGATGCAGTTGATTGGTAGAAGCAAATCGTGTGACCATAATCAACTCCTTTCCATTCGGATGAATTGCGGTAAAGTTCGCCCCTCTGCTTTCAGAATAT
This DNA window, taken from Kaistella carnis, encodes the following:
- a CDS encoding DUF1015 domain-containing protein yields the protein MPTFKPFRGIRPSEDYVDIFPTHPLDNYTQEEINKKSQIDSSYIQMIKPYVVSKSKDLDRNLRKIRTNFEELVADRKLIQDNSSYYLYEQFLPNKTVYRGLLGLVSVDDFWNGKIKKHESTLTQRKEKLAYYLDKVNVQAEPVLLTYMANPKVEMLMNHEEKNVPILNYLDDNGTRHKVWRINNRLKMLQFKEVLEQIDSFYIADGHHRIGSAALHAKHQRDKNKKHTGTELYNYVFSYIVSNQSIKIHDYNRLVSDLNELSSEEFLSKIEKSFLIHEKGTEPYFPSKKFHISMYLEGKFYSLHVKHDLRKQENEMNDLDHLFLEKYILKDILNIENPKTTDKVDYLKGNSTIDGMNNIKKMVDSGEAKVGFGIYPVSFNDLLKVSDNKIIMPPKCTYIEPKLVTALIMYDMKQ
- a CDS encoding patatin-like phospholipase family protein, which codes for MEKFNLGLVLSGGGTKGVAHAGVLKFLVEKNLEADVLACCSAGSIVGALHAYGKSSDEILSFFKSVYFFNWRHFTFNKPGLVSSVIFSSYLNPIFEDMLIGDLKKEVKIVATELVSGKQRVFDKYTKVVDAIIASCSIPGITTPYVVGNEMFSDGGVLNNFPADIINNDCEHLIGSYVSPPQNVELGDLKTIKSITSRAYDLMSHRTEIYKFSYCDWFITSQKLADYGTFERKAHRLEEIFEIGYQAAKTSYEESAFKTDI
- a CDS encoding patatin-like phospholipase family protein, yielding MKNYKLGLVLSGGGTKGIAHAGVLKFLGEQNIRPDVLACCSAGSIVGSLYAIGKTPEEMLDFFKLVYLFNWWHFAFNKPGLISSEIIATYLNPIFGDMRVGDLKIDLKIVATELVTGKQKVFGKKDKVVDAIISSCSIRGIFTPHVIGEEMFSDGGVLDNFPADIICHDCDKLIGVYVSPSHKVEVSELNSIKAITTRAYELLSHRTEMYKFSYCDWFISPQKLSKYGIFEKNASRLEEIFNIGYEAAKSSYEECVLN
- a CDS encoding M20/M25/M40 family metallo-hydrolase gives rise to the protein MKYSIIKILPLFLGGILFSQNAVDSIQFKNISDEILVNGTAYENLRDLTQNIGHRLSGSAAYEKSTDWAVQKLKEAGADKIWKEEVMVPVWERGKESLQIKEGNGKWRSLKMLSLGNSEGTKGKDVEAEIVFVKNKEDFDKLPDAAIKGKIIFFNYAFNQKFISTGQAYGDAGKYRRSAASWAGKRGAKAVIIRSLSSAFDDVPHTGMMRYDEDDTAKIAAVAIGPKSADELEKTLKNKKVFARLNSNATMKGEKLSHSVIGEITGNKDQSVIVIGGHLDSWDVGEGAQDDGAGIVQSIEVLRTLKKLGIKNNHTIRVVCFANEENGVRGGNQYAENVKKNNEKHIFAIESDGGGFTPRGFGLVMSPEKRQQVQSWRNLFLPYGVHISNWNMPEPTLNRWNLSEFP
- a CDS encoding diacylglycerol kinase family protein; this translates as MRKPPIHRSFWNAIKGVMWLIKSERNFQIEVSALLINVFLILYLKLTVNDAALIFAVSFAVLGLEILNTCVEKICDLIQPEFDERIKIIKDIAASAVFLMSIGAVIVGLLVYSKYLF
- a CDS encoding S9 family peptidase, with the protein product MKIKYLLPICLFSGAALFAQTKNDIVVPNENLITENIPAIPKSLNEKIKKYSESRGANFTAIHPNGKELIMVTRFASTNQLHQLSKPLGNRKQITFFDEPVNSADFEPTKGEYLVYSKDIGGNEFGQLFTLDLKTMESTLLTDGGRSQNGGMKWKKDGSGFYFSSTKRNGGDRDIYYMNPLSPTETKLILELKGGGWGISDISDDDKKLIIGEYVSANESYLYLFDTETKKLEPITDRNEKQIVQSSAKFAKNSDEIYYVTDRDNEFKRLALINLKSKKITYFTSNIPWEVSDYTLCKDKSKIVFETNESGLNKLYLMDTGTKKYAPIKGLPIGLINNIEFTDDGKSLFFSQSTYDSSSDIYRLDMASKNIERWTDSEQGEMQKSDMAQPKLIEWTSFDKMKISGFYYPASKKFTGKRPVMINIHGGPEGQSMASSLGANNYYPNEMGVAIIYPNVRGSSGFGKTYIASDNGFNRMNSVKDIGALLDWIAKQPELDKDRIMIMGGSYGGFMTLATAYEYADKIRCSVDVVGISDFNTFLKNTEEYRRDLRRAEYGDERDPKMSAFFTKIAPLNNTDKIKKPMFIIQGTNDPRVPVTEAMQMRDKLKAQGNTVWYLEAKNEGHGFRKKENVDFQRLAVIKFMQEYLLK